The window CTTGCGCACCATGCCGGCATAGAACAGTGCGAGGCCCGGCAGCGTCATCATCAGCACCAGGGCGGTGGCGACGAGCATCCAGGCGGTGTCGGCCGGGCTGATGGTCGTTGCCGGCGCGGGCGTTTGCGCAAACGCCGGTGTTGCGAGCAGGCCTGTCACCACGATCGATGCGATCGTGGCGACAGGTCTGATCTTGAAAGCTTTGGCCGTCATGGATGTCCCCGAAAAAAGATGTGAAGCATGGGCTGTCCTTGTCACGACGGCATGGACAGCTGTCCGAACACAGCCAGCAATGCGATGACGAGGCTGACGTAGTTGGCGCGCGATGTGGTGAAGGTGTGCTCGACCTTTTTCCGAAGCAGCCGCATGCCAAAGAAGATCACGGCCTGGACCACAAAGAACAGCAGCACCGGCGACACGAATAGGCCGAGCGGCTCTCCCCAGTTGCCGTGGGAAACGGACACGGCGGTCGACTTGCCGTAAAGGATCAACATCGCGACGATCAGAATGGTGAGCGAAATCGCCTGATGCATGCCGTCCGTTTCCTGTGGGATCGCCGTCCGCCGGCATACGGGGCCTGTCGTGGCGACAGGCCGGCTTGCGGAGGGAGCTGACGTCAGAGCGCGTCGTTGTCGGTCTCGCCGGTGCGGATGCGCAGCGCATGATCGACCGGCGTGACGAAGATCTTGCCGTCGCCGATCTGGCCGGTGCGCGCGCCGGCGGTGATCACTTCGACGGCCTTGTCGGCGAGCTCGGAGGCGACCGCGATTTCGATGCGCAGCTTGGGGAGGAAGTTCACCACATACTCGGCGCCGCGATAGATCTCGGTATGGCCCTTCTGCCGGCCATAGCCCTTCACCTCGGTCACCGTCATGCCGTGCACACCGATCGCGGTCAGCGCCTGACGGACTTCGTCCAGCTTGAAGGGTTTTATGATTGCAACGACGAGTTTCATGGTCAGGCTTTCATTCTCTCAGGTCCAGGCTCAGTATTTGGGCATGTCGGATGGTGCCTCATGCCGGCCCGAACTTGGCATCTTTCTGAGCAAATGGCACAAAAAAGTTGCAGGTTTCCGGGGAAACCTTCCGACCTGATGATCCCGGTCCCTGTACGAGACCCGGAGGGTCAACCAGAATGGGGCTTCACGAGTCTTTTTGGCCCCGCCAGAGCTCCGGCTGTTTTTTAGCGACACGCTTTTCAGGGAAATGAGAAAAAGATGGCAGAACGATCCTGGTTTTATGTGTCGAATGGCGAGCAACAGGGTCCTTACCCGGACGCGCAATTCCGCGATCTCATCGCCCGGGGGACGGTCGGCGCGGATACGCTGGTATGGACCGACGGCATGGCCGACTGGCAGGAGGCTGGGCACATTCCCGGTCTGGCCCCCGGCGGTTCTGGTCGGCCGTTAAGTCCGCAATCCCGCGGCATGCCGGTGAGCGCCGGCGGCCAGGACGGCGGACCGCTTTCGGCGGACCTGCCGGTCTGGGGTTTGTTCGGGCGCGCCCTGCTCTATGTCATCGGAATAGTGGTGGTGATTCCGCTGCCCTGGATCGTGACCAGCGTCTATCGCTGGTTCGTATCGCGTCTCCATGTTCCGGGGCGGCCCAACCTCGCCTTCAACGGCCGGGTCGGCGATATCTGGTATGTCTTCATCGCGATCGCGGTGCTGTTCTATGGTGGTCTGTACAGCGGCTACATCCAGCTCCTCGGGATTCTGGTCCAGGGCTTCCTGTCATGGATGATCGTCCGTTGGGTTGCAGCCAATCTCAGTTCCAACGATCAGCCGCTGCCGATTTCATTCAATGGCAGCCCGTGGATTTTCATCGGCTGGCAGGTGGCGCTGATTGTCTCCGCCATCACCGTCATCGGCTGGGCCTGGGTGCTCACCGCGATGATCCGCTGGATATGCCGCAACATCGAAGGCACACGACGCGAGGTCGTCTTCAATGGATCGGGATTGGAGCTGCTCTGGCGGACCATCGTGTACACGATCGCCAGTGTCTTCATCATTCCGATTCCGTGGATGCTGCGCTGGTACGCCAATTGGTATGTGTCGCAATTCGCGCTGGCCGAGCGGGGCGCTCACGCCGAAGCGTGAAGGCTATCCGCAAAATATTGCGGCAGATGATGGTTGATCTGCCGCGCAGCAATCGGCCGGTTAGGTCTTGCGCTCCCGGACCGAGCCTTCTTGGGCAACCGAGGCCACCAGAGTGCCGTCGGGCTTGAAAATCAGCCCCCGCGTGAGGCCCCGGCCGTCCTGGGCGCTGGGCGAATCCTGGCTGTAAAGCAGCCATTCATCGGCGCGGAACGGACGGTGAAACCACATGGCGTGGTCGAGGCTGGCCGGCATCATGCGCTTGTCGAATAGAGTGCGGCCATAACGCGCCATCACCGCGTCGAGCAGCGAGAAGTCCGAGGCATAGGCCAGGGCACACATGTGCAGCGCGGGGTCGTCCGGCAGCTTGGCGGCGGTGCGGATCCAGACATGAATCTTGCCGTCGTCGATCTTCTGGCCGAAGTAACGCCCGAGTTCGACCGGACGCAGTTCGATTGGTCGGTCGGATTCATAATAGCGGCGGATGAACTCCGGCATCTCCTTGAACAGTGGCTGCTTGGCGACCTCTTCCGCGGTGAGTTTTTCCGGCGGCGGCACGTCCGGCATCTTGTCCTGGTGATTGAACGATCCCTGCTCCTCCGCATGGAACGACACCATCATCGAAAAGATGGCGTGGCCGTGCTGGATCGCGGTGACGCGTCGCGTGGCGTAACTCTTGCCGTCGCGCAGCCGCTCGACTTCATAAATGATCGGAATCTGCGGATCGCCGGGCAGGATGAAATAACAGTGCAATGAATGCGGCATCCGGCCTTCGACGGTGCGGCACGCCGCCACCATCGCCTGCCCGATCACCTGGCCGCCGAACACCCGCTGCCAGCCGGTCTTCGGGCTGGTGCCGCGAAACATGTTCACTTCCAGCGGCTCGATATCGAGGATCGCGAGCAGGTC is drawn from Bradyrhizobium prioriisuperbiae and contains these coding sequences:
- a CDS encoding P-II family nitrogen regulator, which gives rise to MKLVVAIIKPFKLDEVRQALTAIGVHGMTVTEVKGYGRQKGHTEIYRGAEYVVNFLPKLRIEIAVASELADKAVEVITAGARTGQIGDGKIFVTPVDHALRIRTGETDNDAL
- a CDS encoding DUF4339 domain-containing protein yields the protein MAERSWFYVSNGEQQGPYPDAQFRDLIARGTVGADTLVWTDGMADWQEAGHIPGLAPGGSGRPLSPQSRGMPVSAGGQDGGPLSADLPVWGLFGRALLYVIGIVVVIPLPWIVTSVYRWFVSRLHVPGRPNLAFNGRVGDIWYVFIAIAVLFYGGLYSGYIQLLGILVQGFLSWMIVRWVAANLSSNDQPLPISFNGSPWIFIGWQVALIVSAITVIGWAWVLTAMIRWICRNIEGTRREVVFNGSGLELLWRTIVYTIASVFIIPIPWMLRWYANWYVSQFALAERGAHAEA
- the tesB gene encoding acyl-CoA thioesterase II, which produces MSKSLIDLLAILDIEPLEVNMFRGTSPKTGWQRVFGGQVIGQAMVAACRTVEGRMPHSLHCYFILPGDPQIPIIYEVERLRDGKSYATRRVTAIQHGHAIFSMMVSFHAEEQGSFNHQDKMPDVPPPEKLTAEEVAKQPLFKEMPEFIRRYYESDRPIELRPVELGRYFGQKIDDGKIHVWIRTAAKLPDDPALHMCALAYASDFSLLDAVMARYGRTLFDKRMMPASLDHAMWFHRPFRADEWLLYSQDSPSAQDGRGLTRGLIFKPDGTLVASVAQEGSVRERKT